From Montipora foliosa isolate CH-2021 chromosome 6, ASM3666993v2, whole genome shotgun sequence, a single genomic window includes:
- the LOC138008481 gene encoding uncharacterized protein — translation KRLHLEKDDADSLYHCPIYLCEHEGFQSQRGCRKHVNNKHSWFFYFDEKPRVDLKIAANSSKVPTKSCASSTVVDDVSSGTRSKPSARSIPSFSTSGQIGEQFATWLSGSGGGYKKERPAQQIVNRCLKFLKFCCEEEEELNFEVMDFSLCSPSLLFKFIDYLQEECKLGHGGRLGYIDAISELIDFRKVNGASDGVLRKLSATELYIKRARKTVAKMMRLQWTQDLDVESLEARGHWATMEELLEVVSFHLPRYEQTVKTCQYDPGQVNPSDLTFATKFLATYLFIKVKGSRPMTYQYLTVEMVKAAKANGGFIDQKTFKTAGKYGFDSVILTDTSMQILDGYINLVRPLLKPQCDFVLVTKNGSQHSKLGNEMSKLVFDAIGKYIHPTRYRQIVETQSLDALDDKEHQVLSEDQKHSSIVAKVHYQKRRSREVAVKAHECLQKLQGTKGSEVDMEVNTRFGSSSSTVTFEPTFECARSENARHKIDTPPHSNRLLSQGHQRRPLRFTTDEDEFLKRGIDKHGFGQWTAILRDPDFHFQKGRLADSLKKRAELKFFVSNQSP, via the coding sequence aaacgtcttcacctagaaaaagacgatgccgacagtttgtaccattgcccgatctatctgtgcgaacatgaaggatttcaaagccaacgcgggtgtaggaaacacgtcaacaacaagcatagttggttcttttatttcgacgaaaaaccCCGCGTAGACTTGAAGAttgccgcaaactcttcaaaagtgccaacaaaatcgtgcgcctcgagtacagttgttgatgatgtatcgtcTGGTACGCGATCAAAACCAAGCGCTAGATCAATACCTTCCTTCTCAACTTCCGGTCAAATAGGCGAGCAATTTGCGACTTGGCTTTCTGGaagtggcggcggttacaagaaagaacgtcccgctcagcaaattgtcaacaggtgcttgaaatttctcaagttttgctgcgaagaggaggaggaattaaatttcgaagtaatggattttagcctgtgctctccaagcctgttgtttaagtttattgactatttacaagaggagtgcaagctcggacatggagggagattgggttacatagacgccatttcggagttgatcgacttcagaaaggtcaacggtgcatcggatggagttcttagaaaattatctgccacggaattgtacatcaaaagagcgcgcaagacagtggcgaagatgatgagattgcaatggacgcaagatctcgatgtcgaATCATTAGAGGCCAGGGGTCATTGGGCCACCATGGAAGAACTCTTAGAAGTCGTGTCgtttcacttgcctcgctacgaacaaaccGTGAAAACGTGCCAATATGACCccgggcaagtgaatccctcggacctgacatttgcaacaaaattcttggccacctacttgttcatcaaggtgaaaggatcgcgtcccatgacttatcaATATCTGACAGTTGAgatggtaaaggcagcaaaggcGAACGGcggtttcatcgatcagaaaacctttaagactgcgggaaaatacggatttgactctgtaattttgacagatacaagcatgcaaatactcgacggcTACATTAATCTCGTGAGGCCTTTACTCAAACCCCAGTGtgactttgttttggtcaccaaaaacggaagccaacacagcaaattgggcaacgagatgagcaagTTGGTCTTCGACGCTATTGGCAAATATATTCACCCTACGCGTTATCGCCAAATCGTCGAAACGCAAAGTCTTGACGCGCTCGACGACAAAGAGCACCAAGTCTTGTctgaagaccaaaaacatagctctatcgttgccaaagtgcactatcagaagcggagatcgcgcgaagttgctgtaaaggcccacgaatgtcttcaaaaattacagggcACCAAAGGCTCAGAGGTGGATATGGAAGTGAACACTAGATTTGGCAGCTCAAGTTCCACAGTCACTTTTGAGCCAACCTTTGAATGTGCACGATCAGAAAATGCACGGCACAAAATCGATACCCCGCCCCACTCAAATCGTTTACTTAGCCAGGGCCATCAACGtcgaccgttgagatttacGACAGACGAAGACGAGTTTTTAAAGAGGGGTATCGATAAGCACGGATTTGGACAATGGACTGCTATTTTGAGAGAtccagattttcattttcagaaaGGCAGGTTGGCCGATTCTTTAAAGAAGAGGGCTGAACTTAAGTTTTTTGTCTCCAACCAATCACCCTAA